One genomic region from Apium graveolens cultivar Ventura unplaced genomic scaffold, ASM990537v1 ctg8447, whole genome shotgun sequence encodes:
- the LOC141705005 gene encoding uncharacterized protein LOC141705005, whose protein sequence is MQWGEITGPCSSPEYKTAIPTLKDVRVFSPATPPTNPIVPTSDTKTVYDIQYYTHDQRRNRPPIRMTVMKKSDAVKMMKDKKSFGVPDLPPVYLTKTVEEDYNARGGGYVQYK, encoded by the exons ATGCAATG GGGGGAAATAACTGGACCATGCTCAAGTCCTGAATACAAAACTGCCATTCCAACTCTCAAAGATGTTCGAGTTTTTTCGCCTGCAACACCACCAACCAATCCCATTGTGCCCACCTCTGATACCAAAACTGTTTATGATATCCAGTACTATACTCACGATCAGCGTCGTAACAGGCCACCTATTCGAATGACCGTTATGAAGAAAAGTGATGCTGTAAAAATGATGAAAGATAAGAAAAGTTTTGGAGTGCCTGATTTGCCTCCTGTTTATCTTACCAAAACGGTGGAAGAAGATTACAATGCTCGTGGTGGAGGTTACGTGCAATACAAATAA